One Amaranthus tricolor cultivar Red isolate AtriRed21 chromosome 1, ASM2621246v1, whole genome shotgun sequence DNA window includes the following coding sequences:
- the LOC130828373 gene encoding mitochondrial import receptor subunit TOM6 homolog — MFGGMFQRKPSKEEALKTLKGHAAMFGALVAAIRVTPYILKYFQKDELTLEL; from the coding sequence ATGTTTGGGGGAATGTTCCAGAGGAAGCCAAGCAAGGAAGAAGCCCTAAAGACGCTTAAGGGTCATGCTGCAATGTTCGGAGCTTTGGTAGCTGCTATTCGGGTCACTCCGTACATTCTCAAGTACTTCCAGAAAGATGAACTCACTTTGGAGCTTTGA
- the LOC130820880 gene encoding pentatricopeptide repeat-containing protein At2g15980, which yields MSISIFKRVCPRATTLLPCSSFSSSSQSPDNTAVSAAVSILTHQRSKSRWSALLSLYPHGFTPSQTSQILLKIRNNPHLSLNFFLFNTRHFSSSASLLSYATIIHILARARLKSRAKSLIKSTIKKFDFADIDESKLLSGKNCKLFRVLVETYRVCDSAPFVFDLLIKSLLEMNKLDPCIDIVRMLQSREFYLNVSTYTDLISTGLRIKGCFFGYDLYKELFTCNDKVKRKLVPKVHIFNDLMLSFHRNGFLDMVEEVWIEMIKSKCEPDSYSFSILMEAYCEEADIGKAEKVWEELKLKGLNPDIVGYNTLIGGYCRMGKVQKGEELYREMEMEGIKGSCVTYKHLIHGYCLAGDADSAMLLYNDMCRKGFESDSSIVDSLVAVHCSKKSVLEALEFFGVAMKNAGFVAKESSYELLMKGLCDEGKIDEALKLQAHMAGKGLSPNSQIYGAFIDGYIKLGNQDVVESLRKEMKET from the coding sequence ATGTCAATATCAATCTTCAAGCGTGTGTGTCCACGCGCCACCACACTCCTCCCATgttcttccttttcttcctcttcTCAATCTCCGGATAACACCGCCGTATCCGCCGCCGTATCAATCCTAACCCACCAACGCTCAAAATCGCGGTGGTCTGCCCTTCTCTCTCTGTACCCACATGGCTTCACTCCTTCACAAACTTCCCAAATTCTTCTCAAAATCCGCAATAATCCCCATTTATCTCTCAACTTCTTCCTCTTTAACACCCGCCATTTTTCTTCCTCCGCCTCCCTTCTCTCTTACGCCACCATAATCCACATATTAGCCCGTGCACGCCTCAAATCCCGTGCAAAATCGCTTATTAAATCAACAATTAAGAAATTCGACTTTGCGGATATTGATGAATCCAAACTTTTATCTGGTAAAAATTGTAAACTTTTCAGGGTCTTGGTTGAAACCTATAGGGTATGTGATTCTGCCCcttttgtgtttgatttgttGATTAAATCTTTATTAGAAATGAATAAATTAGACCCATGTATTGACATTGTTAGAATGTTGCAATCTAGAGAATTTTATCTTAATGTTAGTACTTACACTGATTTAATTTCAACTGGTTTGAGAATTAAAGGGTGTTTCTTTGGATATGATTTGTATAAAGAGTTATTTACTTGTAATGATAAGGTTAAACGTAAATTAGTACCAAAAGTGCATATTTTCAATGATTTGATGTTGTCATTTCATCGAAAcgggtttcttgacatggtggAGGAAGTTTGGATTGAGATGATCAAATCCAAATGTGAGCCTGACTCTTACAGTTTTAGCATTTTAATGGAAGCTTATTGTGAAGAAGCTGATATAGGAAAGGCTGAAAAAGTATGGGAAGAGCTGAAATTGAAGGGCTTGAATCCTGATATTGTTGGTTATAATACATTAATTGGTGGGTATTGTAGAATGGGTAAGGTTCAAAAGGGGGAGGAGCTTTACAGAGAAATGGAAATGGAGGGCATTAAGGGTAGTTGTGTTACTTATAAACATCTTATACATGGTTATTGTTTAGCTGGTGATGCAGATTCTGCAATGCTGTTGTATAATGATATGTGTAGGAAAGGATTTGAGTCGGATAGTTCGATTGTCGATTCATTGGTTGCGGTTCATTGTTCTAAGAAATCGGTTTTAGAAGCTTTAGAGTTTTTTGGGGTTGCCATGAAAAATGCTGGTTTTGTTGCGAAAGAGTCGAGTTATGAGTTACTGATGAAGGGTTTGTGTGATGAGGGGAAGATTGATGAGGCATTGAAGCTTCAGGCACATATGGCAGGAAAAGGGTTGAGTCCCAATTCACAGATATATGGTGCTTTTATTGATGGTTATATAAAGCTAGGAAACCAAGATGTAGTGGAAAGCCTGAGGAAGGAGATGAAGGAAACTTGA
- the LOC130820957 gene encoding uncharacterized protein LOC130820957, which produces MSPLIFDLCMEYLSRLLKAAGDHANFKFHPRCNRLKLNHLCFADNFMIFCRGELASVRILLDHLEIFAKSSGLVANSSKSDVCLAGIATSLKQHIVDSCNIPLGFMPFRYSGVLLSSKRLSAVECERLATNMTSKVLKQVNGIFRAYLWHGKTNSDVPGNMNWTRVRTPKKVGGLCIRNLKVWNLVAVGKLV; this is translated from the exons ATGTCCCCTTTGATCTTTGATCTTTGTATGGAGTATCTTTCTAGATTACTTAAGGCTGCTGGGGATCATGCgaatttcaaatttcatccaaGGTGCAATAGACTCAAATTGAACCACTTGTGTTTTGCagataattttatgattttttgtcGGGGTGAGTTGGCTTCTGTTCGTATTCTTCTAGATCATCTAGAGATTTTTGCGAAATCCTCTGGTTTGGTTGCCAACTCTTCAAAATCTGATGTGTGTCTTGCAGGTATCGCTACCTCTTTGAAACAGCATATTGTAGATTCTTGTAATATTCCTTTGGGTTTTATGCCTTTTCGCTATTCGGGGGTTCTGCTCTCGTCCAAACGTCTTTCTGCAGTTGAGTGTGAACGTCTTGCTACGAATATGACTTCTAAG GTGTTAAAGCAGGTGAATGGAATCTTTCGAGCATACCTTTGGCATGGGAAAACTAACTCTGATGTTCCTGGAAATATGAATTGGACTAGGGTTCGTACTCCAAAGAAGGTGGGTGGTTTGTGTATTCGTAATCTAAAAGTTTGGAATCTGGTTGCTGTGGGTAAACTTGTGTGA